The following are encoded together in the Bombus affinis isolate iyBomAffi1 chromosome 6, iyBomAffi1.2, whole genome shotgun sequence genome:
- the LOC126917305 gene encoding RB1-inducible coiled-coil protein 1 isoform X2, which yields MLYIFHVDTGTTITFDIKLALQTVDQLKEAIERECGVISAHQVLLMSGGESLEPNARVCSYSAGTDTNPIYLFNKAAIESNHPPTPSIDYGSDVDLQNQIDASLAMPATYQTLVARAQLAQQCCGLAREQTRICEKLVHDQHLQQQGWAAVVANLEDITQMFQSRADVLQQSFAVYLSARQQHLELLQNFNTDLGTLEQIPILPALRSQAEGLSSPDDQPNQSEKDSDGREEVLSLFSWISAKDNQSSLEQVAEQCSRGLEQFDERAMETLKSDVNAAIDNANMQDMKDIKGLGERLFALEQLMAQAKKLVQEQGELAQGFLQNQSRANNLGDASVLPDLCTSHRRQLLVMLKNHNKLRDIRRRCIKAKEELSVNIYHRLKWIMYVENKMMEVDGKLVMYHESMKRLRRHLEVLQQIHLAPHMYMNAVAEVVRRRTFSQAFLVWASNLACQLLTVHSEELARRREFQSKFDGHFLNTLFPGLEDTPPPFATQAPSVFDNGLPKLTAEDMESLRSQLPELALTISLPDLNSITQFFLSKSLTEASTDGNKEKDSTSMRVDVATKEQERTRAPMLFDRGGFESETDTEEFEKIGQGATDSKPESYDGAKQMRQKQLEVGASRSVSPASSTSTNVSPLNSKVADLTNRSSSSSEPGSFHFPSLSVSERPAQLSPLTECAENGESSSCLLHCATANGLPKYHETPSTTMAEEPNSLSPNPPSSLSRSVMCDGQQQQCQQLSGSGGSSPSIGVCATDFMGTEFYMDESLPSSLSEHPIDGQHQAIVSLLQENLGNTREEVERLSSILKTMKAVVYEALRTVHQELAVLRDRTNEEQAGFSKMTEQVREALSLYSRECDRRLREREQELTVDHELEMADVKKLMQNREEEICTLKRDLVEKETELAEHERLISTMRQKLENEQTEMRNLQTHLHQQLEETLEQARADKEAAVKKANDERFIEIASLTNSVTQSQKRIQELEESLKHARSEQQRMVKETTEKLQMEYKNELQSIRSRFKLMTASTMESSPSDSSLEKIERPDFIELTSHVLAQSTKDMKPENSATIRSIEDERMVKLVHDLRLATQAIEEKDRTMEMYRRREIALTEECKRYKSTIRRLKDSESFKNVLIEAGLHKEHSEEQLEMSQSSLEEETKSLETEKDEVEVSESKKVRLEASNDPSCLSRRLEILENENKRMNAELQMLRESKETAETKVETLEADKVRLEIELVKERSRSFTATDTLPSSGSREKDMNDSVAVFSDSSSSQDATTSPKPQRSCGCITCFTHIKKKIDTTAAKLAELGHITVTSCDPGDNVLVFWDETHRTYTFYQESTTLHFLDPKSTAALDLVWNPDESLKNTQSIVEVASKEYCHAIKIDNRYRVPRGTKFYRVKAVKPVGDSAAMLASVQEE from the exons ATGTCGATCTTCAGAACCAAATCGATGCGTCGTTGGCGATGCCGGCCACTTATCAGACCCTCGTTGCTCGTGCCCAATTGGCTCAGCAATGCTGTGGATTGGCGCGGGAGCAAACCAGGATCTGCGAGAAGCTGGTGCACGATCAACACCTTCAGCAACAGGGGTGGGCTGCCGTGGTCGCGAATCTCGAGGACATCACGCAGATGTTCCAGTCACGGGCTGATGTTTTACAACAGAGTTTCGCCGTCTATCTGTCGGCGAGACAACAACACTTGGAACTACTTCAAAA CTTCAACACTGACTTGGGCACACTGGAGCAGATTCCGATCCTACCAGCGTTAAGATCTCAGGCCGAAGGTCTATCGAGTCCGGACGATCAGCCAAATCAATCGGAGAAGGATTCTGATGGCAGGGAGGAGGTTCTCAGCTTGTTTAGTTGGATCTCGGCGAAAGACAATCAAAGTAGTCTGGAGCAAGTGGCGGAACAGTGTTCGAGGGGTTTGGAACAGTTCGACGAGAGAGCGATGGAGACGTTGAAGTCTGATGTGAACGCGGCCATTGACAACGCGAACATGCAGGATATGAAGGACATCAAGGGTCTTGGCGAAAGACTGTTTGCGTTAGAACAACTGATGGCGCAAGCCAAGAAACTGGTCCAAGAGCAGGGAGAACTTGCTCAGGGTTTTCTTCAAAATCAGAGCCGAGCGAACAACTTGGGGGATGCCAGTGTACTTCCTGATCTCTGCACTTCGCACAGGCGCCAACTGCTTGTGATGCTGAAAAATCACAATAAATTGCGCGACATTAGGCGTAGGTGCATCAAAGCGAAGGAAGAACTGTCGGTGAACATCTATCATCGGCTCAAGTGGATCATGTACGTGGAGAATAAGATGATGGAGGTGGATGGCAAGCTGGTAATGTACCATGAAAGCATGAAACGTTTGAGAAGGCATCTCGAGGTGCTTCAGCAAATCCATCTAGCGCCACATATGTACATGAACGCTGTGGCCGAAGTAGTTCGAAGACGAACCTTCTCGCAAGCTTTCCTTGTTTGGGCTAGTAACCTGGCGTGCCAGTTATTGACTGTTCATAGCGAGGAACTGGCTCGTAGAAGAGAATTCCAAAGCAAATTCGATGGCCACTTCTTGAATACTCTATTCCCTGGCCTTGAGGATACGCCGCCACCTTTCGCCACACAAGCTCCGTCTGTTTTTGATAACGGACTGCCCAAG TTGACAGCAGAGGATATGGAATCTCTTAGATCGCAGCTACCCGAACTGGCGCTCACTATCTCGTTGCCAGATCTGAACAGCATCACGCAGTTCTTCCTGTCGAAGAGTCTCACCGAGGCAAGCACCGATGGCAACAAAGAAAAAGATAGCACCTCCATGCGCGTCGATGTAGCTACCAAGGAACAGGAACGAACGAGAGCTCCGATGTTGTTCGACAG GGGTGGATTCGAATCGGAGACAGACACGGAGGAGTTCGAGAAGATCGGGCAGGGTGCCACGGACTCTAAGCCGGAGTCGTACGATGGCGCGAAACAAATGCGTCAGAAGCAATTGGAGGTTGGTGCCTCGCGAAGCGTGTCCCCCGCTTCCTCGACCTCAACTAACGTATCCCCGCTTAATTCGAAAGTCGCGGACCTGACGAACCGGTCATCTTCCTCAAGCGAGCCTGGATCCTTCCATTTTCCCAGTCTGTCCGTCAGCGAGCGTCCAGCTCAGCTGAGTCCGTTAACCGAGTGTGCCGAGAACGGCGAATCGAGCAGCTGTCTGCTTCATTGCGCTACTGCGAACGGTCTTCCTAAATATCACGAAACGCCATCGACAACGATGGCCGAGGAGCcgaactccctcagtccaaatcCTCCTTCTTCCTTGTCACGGTCCGTGATGTGCGACGGTCAGCAGCAGCAATGCCAGCAGCTATCCGGTAGTGGTGGTAGCAGCCCCTCCATTGGAGTATGCGCTACTGACTTCATGGGTACTGAATTTTACATGGACGAATCTCTGCCGAGCAGTCTCAGCGAGCATCCCATCGACGGCCAGCATCAGGCTATCGTTTCCCTTCTCCAG GAGAATCTTGGGAACACGCGCGAGGAAGTGGAAAGGCTTAGTTCAATCTTGAAGACGATGAAGGCCGTAGTGTACGAGGCATTGAGGACTGTCCACCAGGAGCTGGCTGTTCTGAGGGATCGAACCAACGAGGAGCAAGCTGGTTTCTCGAAGATGACCGAACAGGTTCGCGAGGCTTTATCGTTGTATTCGCGCGAGTGTGATCGTCGTCTTCGCGAACGTGAGCAAGAGCTCACCGTAGACCACGAGCTCGAGATGGCAGACGTGAAGAAGCTAATGCAGAATCGGGAGGAAGAGATATGCACGTTAAAACGAGATCTCGTGGAAAAAGAAACCGAGTTGGCTGAACACGAGCGTCTAATATCAACCATGCGTCAGAAACTGGAGAACGAACAAACGGAAATGAGAAATCTGCAAACGCATCTGCATCAACAGCTCGAAGAAACCTTGGAGCAGGCTCGCGCTGACAAAGAGGCGGCCGTTAAGAAGGCGAACGATGAAAGGTTTATAGAAATAGCATCCTTGACGAATTCGGTAACGCAAAGCCAGAAACGAATCCAAGAGCTGGAGGAAAGTTTGAAACACGCGCGCAGCGAACAGCAAAGGATGGTGAAAGAAACAACCGAAAAGTTGCAAATGGAATATAAGAACGAACTACAATCCATCAGAAGCCGTTTCAAGCTGATGACTGCGTCAACCATGGAAAGCAGTCCGAGTGATAGCAGCCTTGAGAAGATCGAG AGACCAGATTTCATCGAGCTAACTAGTCACGTGTTAGCTCAATCGACGAAAGACATGAAGCCAGAAAATTCTGCGACGATACGAAGTATTGAGGATGAGCGGATGGTGAAGCTGGTTCACGATCTACGATTGGCCACGCAAGCGATAGAGGAGAAAGATAGAACAATGGAGATGTATAGGAGACGAGAAATTGCATTAACGGAGGAGTGCAAACGTTACAAGAGCACGATTAGGCGTTTGAAAGATTCGGAGAGCTTCAAGAACGTTCTCATCGAGGCTGGCTTACATAAAGAACATAGCGAGGAACAACTGGAAATGAGCCAGAGTAGTCTAGAGGAGGAAACCAAGAGCTTGGAAACGGAGAAAGACGAGGTGGAAGTATCTGAATCGAAGAAAGTACGATTGGAAGCGAGCAACGATCCAAGTTGTCTATCCAGAAGACTCGAGATCCTCGAAAACGAGAACAAGAGAATGAACGCGGAACTGCAGATGCTTCGTGAGAGCAAAGAGACGGCCGAGACGAAAGTCGAGACTTTGGAAGCGGATAAGGTTCGGCTGGAGATCGAGTTGGTGAAGGAACGATCTAGAAGCTTCACTGCCACAGATACGTTGCCTTCGTCAGGAAGTCGCGAGAAAGACATGAACGATTCTGTGGCGGTCTTTTCCGATTCAAGTTCATCTCAGGACGCAACGACCAGTCCGAAACCACAACGTTCGTGTGGCTGCATCACGTGCTTCACGcacattaaaaagaaaatagacaCAACCGCCGCGAAGCTGGCAGAACTAGGCCATATCACCGTGACCAGCTGCGATCCAGGGGATAACGTATTGGTGTTCTGGGATGAAACGCACAGAACGTATACGTTTTACCAGGAATCGACGACGCTTCATTTCCTCGACCCAAAATCCACCGCTGCCTTGGATTTGGTCTGGAATCCTGACGAGTCGTTGAAAAATACTCAGAGCATCGTCGAAGTTGCCTCCAAGGAGTACTGTCATGCTATAAAG ATCGATAACCGGTATCGCGTCCCACGTGGCACCAAGTTCTATCGAGTAAAAGCTGTGAAGCCTGTGGGTGATAGTGCAGCTATGTTAGCGAGCGTTCAAGAAGAGTAA
- the LOC126917305 gene encoding RB1-inducible coiled-coil protein 1 isoform X4: MLYIFHVDTGTTITFDIKLALQTVDQLKEAIERECGVISAHQVLLMSGGESLEPNARVCSYSAGTDTNPIYLFNKAAIESNHPPTPSIDYGSDVDLQNQIDASLAMPATYQTLVARAQLAQQCCGLAREQTRICEKLVHDQHLQQQGWAAVVANLEDITQMFQSRADVLQQSFAVYLSARQQHLELLQNFNTDLGTLEQIPILPALRSQAEGLSSPDDQPNQSEKDSDGREEVLSLFSWISAKDNQSSLEQVAEQCSRGLEQFDERAMETLKSDVNAAIDNANMQDMKDIKGLGERLFALEQLMAQAKKLVQEQGELAQGFLQNQSRANNLGDASVLPDLCTSHRRQLLVMLKNHNKLRDIRRRCIKAKEELSVNIYHRLKWIMYVENKMMEVDGKLVMYHESMKRLRRHLEVLQQIHLAPHMYMNAVAEVVRRRTFSQAFLVWASNLACQLLTVHSEELARRREFQSKFDGHFLNTLFPGLEDTPPPFATQAPSVFDNGLPKLTAEDMESLRSQLPELALTISLPDLNSITQFFLSKSLTEASTDGNKEKDSTSMRVDVATKEQERTRAPMLFDRGGFESETDTEEFEKIGQGATDSKPESYDGAKQMRQKQLEENLGNTREEVERLSSILKTMKAVVYEALRTVHQELAVLRDRTNEEQAGFSKMTEQVREALSLYSRECDRRLREREQELTVDHELEMADVKKLMQNREEEICTLKRDLVEKETELAEHERLISTMRQKLENEQTEMRNLQTHLHQQLEETLEQARADKEAAVKKANDERFIEIASLTNSVTQSQKRIQELEESLKHARSEQQRMVKETTEKLQMEYKNELQSIRSRFKLMTASTMESSPSDSSLEKIERPDFIELTSHVLAQSTKDMKPENSATIRSIEDERMVKLVHDLRLATQAIEEKDRTMEMYRRREIALTEECKRYKSTIRRLKDSESFKNVLIEAGLHKEHSEEQLEMSQSSLEEETKSLETEKDEVEVSESKKVRLEASNDPSCLSRRLEILENENKRMNAELQMLRESKETAETKVETLEADKVRLEIELVKERSRSFTATDTLPSSGSREKDMNDSVAVFSDSSSSQDATTSPKPQRSCGCITCFTHIKKKIDTTAAKLAELGHITVTSCDPGDNVLVFWDETHRTYTFYQESTTLHFLDPKSTAALDLVWNPDESLKNTQSIVEVASKEYCHAIKIDNRYRVPRGTKFYRVKAVKPVGDSAAMLASVQEE, encoded by the exons ATGTCGATCTTCAGAACCAAATCGATGCGTCGTTGGCGATGCCGGCCACTTATCAGACCCTCGTTGCTCGTGCCCAATTGGCTCAGCAATGCTGTGGATTGGCGCGGGAGCAAACCAGGATCTGCGAGAAGCTGGTGCACGATCAACACCTTCAGCAACAGGGGTGGGCTGCCGTGGTCGCGAATCTCGAGGACATCACGCAGATGTTCCAGTCACGGGCTGATGTTTTACAACAGAGTTTCGCCGTCTATCTGTCGGCGAGACAACAACACTTGGAACTACTTCAAAA CTTCAACACTGACTTGGGCACACTGGAGCAGATTCCGATCCTACCAGCGTTAAGATCTCAGGCCGAAGGTCTATCGAGTCCGGACGATCAGCCAAATCAATCGGAGAAGGATTCTGATGGCAGGGAGGAGGTTCTCAGCTTGTTTAGTTGGATCTCGGCGAAAGACAATCAAAGTAGTCTGGAGCAAGTGGCGGAACAGTGTTCGAGGGGTTTGGAACAGTTCGACGAGAGAGCGATGGAGACGTTGAAGTCTGATGTGAACGCGGCCATTGACAACGCGAACATGCAGGATATGAAGGACATCAAGGGTCTTGGCGAAAGACTGTTTGCGTTAGAACAACTGATGGCGCAAGCCAAGAAACTGGTCCAAGAGCAGGGAGAACTTGCTCAGGGTTTTCTTCAAAATCAGAGCCGAGCGAACAACTTGGGGGATGCCAGTGTACTTCCTGATCTCTGCACTTCGCACAGGCGCCAACTGCTTGTGATGCTGAAAAATCACAATAAATTGCGCGACATTAGGCGTAGGTGCATCAAAGCGAAGGAAGAACTGTCGGTGAACATCTATCATCGGCTCAAGTGGATCATGTACGTGGAGAATAAGATGATGGAGGTGGATGGCAAGCTGGTAATGTACCATGAAAGCATGAAACGTTTGAGAAGGCATCTCGAGGTGCTTCAGCAAATCCATCTAGCGCCACATATGTACATGAACGCTGTGGCCGAAGTAGTTCGAAGACGAACCTTCTCGCAAGCTTTCCTTGTTTGGGCTAGTAACCTGGCGTGCCAGTTATTGACTGTTCATAGCGAGGAACTGGCTCGTAGAAGAGAATTCCAAAGCAAATTCGATGGCCACTTCTTGAATACTCTATTCCCTGGCCTTGAGGATACGCCGCCACCTTTCGCCACACAAGCTCCGTCTGTTTTTGATAACGGACTGCCCAAG TTGACAGCAGAGGATATGGAATCTCTTAGATCGCAGCTACCCGAACTGGCGCTCACTATCTCGTTGCCAGATCTGAACAGCATCACGCAGTTCTTCCTGTCGAAGAGTCTCACCGAGGCAAGCACCGATGGCAACAAAGAAAAAGATAGCACCTCCATGCGCGTCGATGTAGCTACCAAGGAACAGGAACGAACGAGAGCTCCGATGTTGTTCGACAG GGGTGGATTCGAATCGGAGACAGACACGGAGGAGTTCGAGAAGATCGGGCAGGGTGCCACGGACTCTAAGCCGGAGTCGTACGATGGCGCGAAACAAATGCGTCAGAAGCAATTGGAG GAGAATCTTGGGAACACGCGCGAGGAAGTGGAAAGGCTTAGTTCAATCTTGAAGACGATGAAGGCCGTAGTGTACGAGGCATTGAGGACTGTCCACCAGGAGCTGGCTGTTCTGAGGGATCGAACCAACGAGGAGCAAGCTGGTTTCTCGAAGATGACCGAACAGGTTCGCGAGGCTTTATCGTTGTATTCGCGCGAGTGTGATCGTCGTCTTCGCGAACGTGAGCAAGAGCTCACCGTAGACCACGAGCTCGAGATGGCAGACGTGAAGAAGCTAATGCAGAATCGGGAGGAAGAGATATGCACGTTAAAACGAGATCTCGTGGAAAAAGAAACCGAGTTGGCTGAACACGAGCGTCTAATATCAACCATGCGTCAGAAACTGGAGAACGAACAAACGGAAATGAGAAATCTGCAAACGCATCTGCATCAACAGCTCGAAGAAACCTTGGAGCAGGCTCGCGCTGACAAAGAGGCGGCCGTTAAGAAGGCGAACGATGAAAGGTTTATAGAAATAGCATCCTTGACGAATTCGGTAACGCAAAGCCAGAAACGAATCCAAGAGCTGGAGGAAAGTTTGAAACACGCGCGCAGCGAACAGCAAAGGATGGTGAAAGAAACAACCGAAAAGTTGCAAATGGAATATAAGAACGAACTACAATCCATCAGAAGCCGTTTCAAGCTGATGACTGCGTCAACCATGGAAAGCAGTCCGAGTGATAGCAGCCTTGAGAAGATCGAG AGACCAGATTTCATCGAGCTAACTAGTCACGTGTTAGCTCAATCGACGAAAGACATGAAGCCAGAAAATTCTGCGACGATACGAAGTATTGAGGATGAGCGGATGGTGAAGCTGGTTCACGATCTACGATTGGCCACGCAAGCGATAGAGGAGAAAGATAGAACAATGGAGATGTATAGGAGACGAGAAATTGCATTAACGGAGGAGTGCAAACGTTACAAGAGCACGATTAGGCGTTTGAAAGATTCGGAGAGCTTCAAGAACGTTCTCATCGAGGCTGGCTTACATAAAGAACATAGCGAGGAACAACTGGAAATGAGCCAGAGTAGTCTAGAGGAGGAAACCAAGAGCTTGGAAACGGAGAAAGACGAGGTGGAAGTATCTGAATCGAAGAAAGTACGATTGGAAGCGAGCAACGATCCAAGTTGTCTATCCAGAAGACTCGAGATCCTCGAAAACGAGAACAAGAGAATGAACGCGGAACTGCAGATGCTTCGTGAGAGCAAAGAGACGGCCGAGACGAAAGTCGAGACTTTGGAAGCGGATAAGGTTCGGCTGGAGATCGAGTTGGTGAAGGAACGATCTAGAAGCTTCACTGCCACAGATACGTTGCCTTCGTCAGGAAGTCGCGAGAAAGACATGAACGATTCTGTGGCGGTCTTTTCCGATTCAAGTTCATCTCAGGACGCAACGACCAGTCCGAAACCACAACGTTCGTGTGGCTGCATCACGTGCTTCACGcacattaaaaagaaaatagacaCAACCGCCGCGAAGCTGGCAGAACTAGGCCATATCACCGTGACCAGCTGCGATCCAGGGGATAACGTATTGGTGTTCTGGGATGAAACGCACAGAACGTATACGTTTTACCAGGAATCGACGACGCTTCATTTCCTCGACCCAAAATCCACCGCTGCCTTGGATTTGGTCTGGAATCCTGACGAGTCGTTGAAAAATACTCAGAGCATCGTCGAAGTTGCCTCCAAGGAGTACTGTCATGCTATAAAG ATCGATAACCGGTATCGCGTCCCACGTGGCACCAAGTTCTATCGAGTAAAAGCTGTGAAGCCTGTGGGTGATAGTGCAGCTATGTTAGCGAGCGTTCAAGAAGAGTAA
- the LOC126917305 gene encoding RB1-inducible coiled-coil protein 1 isoform X3 yields the protein MRTLGASLGTNQLQTLLEARSTFAVYATTVTLAKLRLEHLPVVVCASCRLPAFLNLYVDQLKEAIERECGVISAHQVLLMSGGESLEPNARVCSYSAGTDTNPIYLFNKAAIESNHPPTPSIDYGSDVDLQNQIDASLAMPATYQTLVARAQLAQQCCGLAREQTRICEKLVHDQHLQQQGWAAVVANLEDITQMFQSRADVLQQSFAVYLSARQQHLELLQNFNTDLGTLEQIPILPALRSQAEGLSSPDDQPNQSEKDSDGREEVLSLFSWISAKDNQSSLEQVAEQCSRGLEQFDERAMETLKSDVNAAIDNANMQDMKDIKGLGERLFALEQLMAQAKKLVQEQGELAQGFLQNQSRANNLGDASVLPDLCTSHRRQLLVMLKNHNKLRDIRRRCIKAKEELSVNIYHRLKWIMYVENKMMEVDGKLVMYHESMKRLRRHLEVLQQIHLAPHMYMNAVAEVVRRRTFSQAFLVWASNLACQLLTVHSEELARRREFQSKFDGHFLNTLFPGLEDTPPPFATQAPSVFDNGLPKLTAEDMESLRSQLPELALTISLPDLNSITQFFLSKSLTEASTDGNKEKDSTSMRVDVATKEQERTRAPMLFDRGGFESETDTEEFEKIGQGATDSKPESYDGAKQMRQKQLEENLGNTREEVERLSSILKTMKAVVYEALRTVHQELAVLRDRTNEEQAGFSKMTEQVREALSLYSRECDRRLREREQELTVDHELEMADVKKLMQNREEEICTLKRDLVEKETELAEHERLISTMRQKLENEQTEMRNLQTHLHQQLEETLEQARADKEAAVKKANDERFIEIASLTNSVTQSQKRIQELEESLKHARSEQQRMVKETTEKLQMEYKNELQSIRSRFKLMTASTMESSPSDSSLEKIERPDFIELTSHVLAQSTKDMKPENSATIRSIEDERMVKLVHDLRLATQAIEEKDRTMEMYRRREIALTEECKRYKSTIRRLKDSESFKNVLIEAGLHKEHSEEQLEMSQSSLEEETKSLETEKDEVEVSESKKVRLEASNDPSCLSRRLEILENENKRMNAELQMLRESKETAETKVETLEADKVRLEIELVKERSRSFTATDTLPSSGSREKDMNDSVAVFSDSSSSQDATTSPKPQRSCGCITCFTHIKKKIDTTAAKLAELGHITVTSCDPGDNVLVFWDETHRTYTFYQESTTLHFLDPKSTAALDLVWNPDESLKNTQSIVEVASKEYCHAIKIDNRYRVPRGTKFYRVKAVKPVGDSAAMLASVQEE from the exons ATGTCGATCTTCAGAACCAAATCGATGCGTCGTTGGCGATGCCGGCCACTTATCAGACCCTCGTTGCTCGTGCCCAATTGGCTCAGCAATGCTGTGGATTGGCGCGGGAGCAAACCAGGATCTGCGAGAAGCTGGTGCACGATCAACACCTTCAGCAACAGGGGTGGGCTGCCGTGGTCGCGAATCTCGAGGACATCACGCAGATGTTCCAGTCACGGGCTGATGTTTTACAACAGAGTTTCGCCGTCTATCTGTCGGCGAGACAACAACACTTGGAACTACTTCAAAA CTTCAACACTGACTTGGGCACACTGGAGCAGATTCCGATCCTACCAGCGTTAAGATCTCAGGCCGAAGGTCTATCGAGTCCGGACGATCAGCCAAATCAATCGGAGAAGGATTCTGATGGCAGGGAGGAGGTTCTCAGCTTGTTTAGTTGGATCTCGGCGAAAGACAATCAAAGTAGTCTGGAGCAAGTGGCGGAACAGTGTTCGAGGGGTTTGGAACAGTTCGACGAGAGAGCGATGGAGACGTTGAAGTCTGATGTGAACGCGGCCATTGACAACGCGAACATGCAGGATATGAAGGACATCAAGGGTCTTGGCGAAAGACTGTTTGCGTTAGAACAACTGATGGCGCAAGCCAAGAAACTGGTCCAAGAGCAGGGAGAACTTGCTCAGGGTTTTCTTCAAAATCAGAGCCGAGCGAACAACTTGGGGGATGCCAGTGTACTTCCTGATCTCTGCACTTCGCACAGGCGCCAACTGCTTGTGATGCTGAAAAATCACAATAAATTGCGCGACATTAGGCGTAGGTGCATCAAAGCGAAGGAAGAACTGTCGGTGAACATCTATCATCGGCTCAAGTGGATCATGTACGTGGAGAATAAGATGATGGAGGTGGATGGCAAGCTGGTAATGTACCATGAAAGCATGAAACGTTTGAGAAGGCATCTCGAGGTGCTTCAGCAAATCCATCTAGCGCCACATATGTACATGAACGCTGTGGCCGAAGTAGTTCGAAGACGAACCTTCTCGCAAGCTTTCCTTGTTTGGGCTAGTAACCTGGCGTGCCAGTTATTGACTGTTCATAGCGAGGAACTGGCTCGTAGAAGAGAATTCCAAAGCAAATTCGATGGCCACTTCTTGAATACTCTATTCCCTGGCCTTGAGGATACGCCGCCACCTTTCGCCACACAAGCTCCGTCTGTTTTTGATAACGGACTGCCCAAG TTGACAGCAGAGGATATGGAATCTCTTAGATCGCAGCTACCCGAACTGGCGCTCACTATCTCGTTGCCAGATCTGAACAGCATCACGCAGTTCTTCCTGTCGAAGAGTCTCACCGAGGCAAGCACCGATGGCAACAAAGAAAAAGATAGCACCTCCATGCGCGTCGATGTAGCTACCAAGGAACAGGAACGAACGAGAGCTCCGATGTTGTTCGACAG GGGTGGATTCGAATCGGAGACAGACACGGAGGAGTTCGAGAAGATCGGGCAGGGTGCCACGGACTCTAAGCCGGAGTCGTACGATGGCGCGAAACAAATGCGTCAGAAGCAATTGGAG GAGAATCTTGGGAACACGCGCGAGGAAGTGGAAAGGCTTAGTTCAATCTTGAAGACGATGAAGGCCGTAGTGTACGAGGCATTGAGGACTGTCCACCAGGAGCTGGCTGTTCTGAGGGATCGAACCAACGAGGAGCAAGCTGGTTTCTCGAAGATGACCGAACAGGTTCGCGAGGCTTTATCGTTGTATTCGCGCGAGTGTGATCGTCGTCTTCGCGAACGTGAGCAAGAGCTCACCGTAGACCACGAGCTCGAGATGGCAGACGTGAAGAAGCTAATGCAGAATCGGGAGGAAGAGATATGCACGTTAAAACGAGATCTCGTGGAAAAAGAAACCGAGTTGGCTGAACACGAGCGTCTAATATCAACCATGCGTCAGAAACTGGAGAACGAACAAACGGAAATGAGAAATCTGCAAACGCATCTGCATCAACAGCTCGAAGAAACCTTGGAGCAGGCTCGCGCTGACAAAGAGGCGGCCGTTAAGAAGGCGAACGATGAAAGGTTTATAGAAATAGCATCCTTGACGAATTCGGTAACGCAAAGCCAGAAACGAATCCAAGAGCTGGAGGAAAGTTTGAAACACGCGCGCAGCGAACAGCAAAGGATGGTGAAAGAAACAACCGAAAAGTTGCAAATGGAATATAAGAACGAACTACAATCCATCAGAAGCCGTTTCAAGCTGATGACTGCGTCAACCATGGAAAGCAGTCCGAGTGATAGCAGCCTTGAGAAGATCGAG AGACCAGATTTCATCGAGCTAACTAGTCACGTGTTAGCTCAATCGACGAAAGACATGAAGCCAGAAAATTCTGCGACGATACGAAGTATTGAGGATGAGCGGATGGTGAAGCTGGTTCACGATCTACGATTGGCCACGCAAGCGATAGAGGAGAAAGATAGAACAATGGAGATGTATAGGAGACGAGAAATTGCATTAACGGAGGAGTGCAAACGTTACAAGAGCACGATTAGGCGTTTGAAAGATTCGGAGAGCTTCAAGAACGTTCTCATCGAGGCTGGCTTACATAAAGAACATAGCGAGGAACAACTGGAAATGAGCCAGAGTAGTCTAGAGGAGGAAACCAAGAGCTTGGAAACGGAGAAAGACGAGGTGGAAGTATCTGAATCGAAGAAAGTACGATTGGAAGCGAGCAACGATCCAAGTTGTCTATCCAGAAGACTCGAGATCCTCGAAAACGAGAACAAGAGAATGAACGCGGAACTGCAGATGCTTCGTGAGAGCAAAGAGACGGCCGAGACGAAAGTCGAGACTTTGGAAGCGGATAAGGTTCGGCTGGAGATCGAGTTGGTGAAGGAACGATCTAGAAGCTTCACTGCCACAGATACGTTGCCTTCGTCAGGAAGTCGCGAGAAAGACATGAACGATTCTGTGGCGGTCTTTTCCGATTCAAGTTCATCTCAGGACGCAACGACCAGTCCGAAACCACAACGTTCGTGTGGCTGCATCACGTGCTTCACGcacattaaaaagaaaatagacaCAACCGCCGCGAAGCTGGCAGAACTAGGCCATATCACCGTGACCAGCTGCGATCCAGGGGATAACGTATTGGTGTTCTGGGATGAAACGCACAGAACGTATACGTTTTACCAGGAATCGACGACGCTTCATTTCCTCGACCCAAAATCCACCGCTGCCTTGGATTTGGTCTGGAATCCTGACGAGTCGTTGAAAAATACTCAGAGCATCGTCGAAGTTGCCTCCAAGGAGTACTGTCATGCTATAAAG ATCGATAACCGGTATCGCGTCCCACGTGGCACCAAGTTCTATCGAGTAAAAGCTGTGAAGCCTGTGGGTGATAGTGCAGCTATGTTAGCGAGCGTTCAAGAAGAGTAA